TATCCTAATCCGTTTAACAGCTCCACTACAATATCTTATACAATACCGTCTGCCGGAAAAGTTACGATTTTAATTCGTGATTCAAAAGGCAGGAAAGTAAAAGAATTGTACAAAGGGAAAACAGGATCAGGATCACATTCAATTTCATGGCCTGGCATTGACGGGTACGGCAATAGTGTACCTTCAGGGTTATATTTCGCAGAAGTCATATTTGATAATAAAATATTTGTAAAAAAAATCCTTTTAGTCCGGTAGATTTTTATTTATTAACAATATGTAAAGGGCGTTTAAGAACGCCCTTTTAATTTTCATTATGGATAGATCATGTTACTTAGACAAGGCAGGAAGAATCTGCAATTTATTATTAATTTAGTATATTTAATTGCGGTTTATTATCTTATAAATGTTCATGCAGCTTATTCTCAGATTATTGTCAGCATGGGTGATTCCGTACGCACA
This region of bacterium genomic DNA includes:
- a CDS encoding T9SS type A sorting domain-containing protein; translated protein: YPNPFNSSTTISYTIPSAGKVTILIRDSKGRKVKELYKGKTGSGSHSISWPGIDGYGNSVPSGLYFAEVIFDNKIFVKKILLVR